A genomic window from Pseudoalteromonas piratica includes:
- a CDS encoding MFS transporter, whose protein sequence is MNKNVVLLAFCQGLITTGNILLVTISALVGQALSPSTTFITFPVAMQMFGLLLTTIPASLIMAKTGRKLGFSLGNTIGISGAVLGYFSLIQSQFWLFSFATFLIGIGIGFATLYRFAAIEASDKPAVAISTVMASGVVAAILGPNLAVWVNLHYPTLNYANAFIALAFLYAIALLLLQLVKFNEVSQTQNIGESRSLKTIATSPKFMTAVFIAMVSYTVMNLLMTATPLAMHRHGFDLAESALVIEWHVLGMFLPSFFSGKLIERFGQVTMMYAGIVLIALCCLVNLLGLSHWHFLAALFLLGVGWNFMFISATQMVSQTYLPQERAKAQATNEFLVFSMVTLSALSAGWLEATVGWQTLNLVTLPILLITITWLTVYKLKTKR, encoded by the coding sequence ATGAATAAGAACGTTGTACTTTTGGCTTTTTGCCAAGGACTTATTACTACTGGAAACATCTTACTTGTGACGATTTCTGCGCTCGTTGGGCAAGCATTAAGTCCCAGTACGACGTTTATCACCTTCCCTGTGGCTATGCAAATGTTTGGACTATTGTTAACCACTATTCCAGCGTCATTGATTATGGCAAAAACAGGTCGCAAACTTGGCTTTAGTCTAGGCAATACCATTGGAATAAGTGGTGCTGTACTAGGTTATTTTAGTTTAATACAAAGTCAGTTTTGGTTATTTAGCTTTGCCACTTTCTTAATTGGCATTGGTATAGGCTTTGCCACGCTCTATCGCTTTGCTGCAATTGAAGCAAGCGACAAACCAGCTGTGGCAATATCAACCGTAATGGCAAGTGGTGTTGTCGCCGCGATACTTGGCCCCAATTTAGCGGTATGGGTCAACCTTCACTATCCAACATTAAACTATGCAAATGCGTTTATTGCCCTTGCGTTTTTATACGCCATTGCACTGCTACTGTTGCAGCTCGTTAAATTTAATGAAGTGTCACAGACACAAAATATTGGAGAAAGCAGATCATTAAAAACCATCGCCACTTCACCTAAATTTATGACCGCGGTGTTTATTGCCATGGTGAGTTACACGGTTATGAACTTATTGATGACGGCAACGCCACTGGCAATGCATCGCCATGGCTTTGACTTAGCAGAATCTGCATTAGTGATTGAATGGCACGTATTGGGCATGTTTTTACCGTCATTTTTTAGCGGCAAATTAATAGAACGTTTTGGCCAAGTCACCATGATGTATGCTGGAATAGTATTGATAGCGCTCTGCTGCTTAGTAAATTTGCTTGGTTTAAGCCATTGGCACTTTTTAGCAGCACTGTTTTTATTAGGCGTAGGTTGGAATTTTATGTTTATCAGCGCGACACAAATGGTGAGCCAAACTTACCTACCGCAAGAGCGTGCTAAAGCCCAAGCCACCAATGAGTTTTTAGTGTTTAGCATGGTAACCCTCTCTGCATTAAGTGCAGGTTGGTTAGAAGCCACCGTAGGCTGGCAGACTTTAAACCTTGTTACCTTGCCGATTTTACTTATCACAATTACGTGGTTAACAGTTTATAAGTTAAAAACAAAAAGGTAA
- the xseA gene encoding exodeoxyribonuclease VII large subunit encodes MLQNQIQKTYTVSLLNKEIRYLLEQNFYSLQLTGEISNFISPSSGHWYFSLKDDNAQIRAAMWRGNNRSATFKPKNGDQVLVRARVSLYEPRGDYQLIVEHIEPAGEGQLKQQFDALKMQLAGEGLFASEFKKPLPNNIRRLGVITSPTGAAIKDILTVLEKRAPQLEVVIYPALVQGNEAHTQLIEQLQLANQRNEVDVIILGRGGGSMEDLWCFNHEMLARAIFNSHIPVVSAVGHEIDTTISDYVADLRAATPSQAAEIVSPDKNHLTQHIDVLQSQLHQHMRKHLQVASHNYQVLEQRLLRYHPTNRLNQQAQLRDELEIRLLNSINRQLESAKYTQHTLKARLEKATPQTKLSHAGQTLQNLVTRLHSSQAKQLEFSEKQLAVLAAKLNATSPLAVLARGYSMTQKDSKVVNTVANITEGDNLVTQLADGHIESTVTQVSKRNDK; translated from the coding sequence ATGTTGCAAAATCAGATACAAAAAACCTATACCGTTTCCCTACTAAACAAAGAAATACGCTATTTACTTGAACAAAATTTCTATTCTTTGCAACTTACTGGGGAAATATCGAACTTTATTTCCCCAAGTTCTGGCCATTGGTATTTCAGTTTAAAAGACGATAACGCGCAAATTCGTGCGGCAATGTGGCGTGGTAATAACCGTAGCGCAACTTTCAAACCAAAAAACGGTGACCAAGTATTAGTACGAGCTCGCGTATCACTGTACGAACCTCGCGGTGATTATCAGCTGATTGTGGAGCACATTGAACCAGCAGGTGAAGGCCAGCTAAAGCAACAGTTTGATGCGCTAAAAATGCAACTAGCTGGCGAAGGCCTATTTGCCAGTGAATTTAAAAAACCGCTACCTAATAACATTCGCCGCTTAGGGGTGATCACCTCTCCGACTGGCGCTGCAATTAAAGATATTCTCACGGTACTCGAAAAACGTGCGCCGCAACTTGAGGTAGTGATTTATCCTGCACTGGTGCAAGGTAATGAAGCTCACACCCAGTTAATAGAACAGTTACAACTCGCGAATCAGCGAAACGAAGTCGATGTGATTATTCTTGGACGAGGTGGTGGCTCAATGGAAGATTTATGGTGCTTTAACCATGAAATGCTTGCACGCGCTATTTTCAACTCACACATTCCTGTAGTGAGTGCTGTTGGTCATGAAATTGATACCACTATTTCTGATTATGTTGCGGACTTACGTGCAGCAACGCCATCGCAAGCAGCTGAAATTGTTAGCCCAGATAAAAATCATTTAACTCAGCATATCGATGTACTGCAAAGCCAATTACATCAACATATGAGAAAACACCTGCAAGTTGCATCACACAATTACCAAGTACTTGAGCAGCGTCTATTACGCTACCACCCAACTAATCGTTTAAACCAACAAGCACAATTACGAGATGAACTCGAAATTCGCTTGCTAAACAGCATAAACCGCCAGCTTGAATCGGCTAAATATACACAACACACTTTAAAAGCAAGATTAGAAAAAGCAACGCCGCAAACCAAACTAAGTCACGCAGGACAAACGCTGCAAAATTTAGTGACACGACTTCATTCAAGCCAAGCAAAACAATTAGAGTTTTCCGAAAAGCAACTTGCGGTACTGGCTGCAAAATTAAATGCCACCAGCCCACTTGCAGTATTAGCACGCGGCTATTCTATGACTCAAAAAGACTCTAAAGTGGTTAACACAGTAGCCAACATTACAGAAGGCGATAACTTGGTTACCCAGCTTGCCGATGGTCACATTGAAAGCACAGTAACACAGGTATCAAAACGCAATGATAAATAA
- a CDS encoding substrate-binding periplasmic protein has translation MMYRLSFLLFLLVCSGVTLGCEITMGYRTSARLPLIDALPSNNGLYHAIFERAATLINCTLKVKRAPKKRIIKLLKDGNIDFYPGFGFSIERSKDIYFFENGLSSHSIILTHKDITEIKSFDDLNHKVLLKPYGGRKSQVEQQDILVRYGQDLGISDAIKVLEKKQADFFIYNKASITYYLNNNPNAHVNVHDCCFNAKPMFLGFSKRSKHFKAITNENYQADKATSVDNLPYKVDESSKASAFAKAINALSESGEIARLEKQFYNAALDSEQTASSDISETKH, from the coding sequence ATGATGTATCGCTTATCTTTTTTATTATTTTTACTGGTTTGCAGCGGTGTTACCTTAGGTTGCGAAATCACCATGGGTTACCGCACAAGTGCTCGCCTACCTTTGATTGATGCTTTGCCATCAAATAACGGACTCTACCATGCTATTTTTGAACGTGCCGCTACGCTTATTAACTGCACGTTAAAAGTAAAAAGAGCACCCAAAAAACGTATTATCAAATTACTCAAAGACGGCAATATCGATTTTTACCCTGGTTTCGGTTTTAGTATTGAACGTAGTAAGGATATTTACTTTTTTGAGAATGGCCTAAGCAGTCATAGCATTATCCTAACGCATAAGGACATAACCGAAATAAAGTCATTTGATGATTTAAACCACAAAGTCTTATTAAAACCTTACGGCGGCAGAAAATCGCAAGTTGAGCAGCAGGATATCTTGGTGCGTTATGGGCAAGATTTGGGTATTAGCGATGCAATTAAAGTACTTGAGAAAAAACAAGCTGACTTTTTTATCTACAACAAAGCATCAATAACCTATTACTTAAATAACAACCCAAATGCACACGTCAATGTTCACGACTGCTGCTTTAACGCAAAACCGATGTTTTTGGGTTTTTCTAAAAGATCAAAACATTTTAAAGCAATAACAAACGAAAATTACCAAGCCGATAAAGCCACATCAGTCGATAATTTACCGTATAAAGTTGATGAGAGTTCGAAAGCCAGCGCATTTGCCAAAGCAATTAATGCGCTGTCTGAAAGTGGAGAAATTGCTAGATTAGAAAAGCAGTTTTACAATGCAGCGCTCGATAGCGAGCAAACAGCTTCGTCAGACATATCTGAAACAAAACACTGA
- the cysE gene encoding serine O-acetyltransferase produces the protein MRHNIWQELRKEAEALVQKEPLLASHVYSCVLNHECLGSALSFIVANKLSDAVVSAFTFRELFDQAFVNCDTMLDHVAHDIKAVRDRDPAVDNYLTVLLNLKGFQSIQVHRLAHCLWRQDRKELAQFIQSRNSEVFGVDIHPACQVGKGIMFDHATGIVVGETAIIEDNVSILQGVTLGGTGNEQGDRHPKIRHGVMIGAGAKVLGNIDVGEGAKIGAGSVVVADVEEHTTVVGVPAKVVGKPTTECPAETMDQCFVSDMSDEAVCSLSSAAL, from the coding sequence ATGCGTCATAATATTTGGCAAGAATTACGTAAAGAAGCAGAAGCCCTTGTGCAAAAAGAGCCATTACTGGCAAGCCACGTTTATTCGTGCGTATTAAATCACGAGTGTCTAGGTTCTGCGTTAAGCTTTATTGTAGCCAATAAGTTATCTGACGCGGTGGTTTCAGCTTTCACATTCCGTGAATTATTTGATCAGGCATTTGTTAATTGCGATACCATGCTTGATCACGTCGCTCATGATATAAAAGCAGTGCGAGATCGTGACCCTGCAGTTGATAACTACCTAACAGTGCTTTTGAACTTAAAAGGTTTTCAGTCAATTCAAGTTCATCGTCTAGCACACTGCTTATGGCGTCAAGATAGAAAAGAACTCGCACAATTTATCCAAAGTCGTAATTCAGAGGTATTTGGTGTAGATATTCACCCTGCATGCCAGGTGGGTAAAGGCATCATGTTTGACCATGCAACGGGTATTGTTGTAGGTGAAACCGCAATCATTGAAGACAATGTCTCTATTTTACAAGGTGTAACTTTAGGTGGTACGGGTAACGAACAAGGCGATCGTCACCCGAAAATTCGCCACGGTGTTATGATTGGCGCAGGCGCCAAAGTACTGGGTAATATTGATGTTGGGGAAGGTGCTAAAATTGGCGCAGGCTCAGTGGTTGTCGCTGATGTTGAAGAACACACGACGGTGGTCGGTGTACCAGCTAAAGTAGTGGGTAAACCAACTACAGAGTGTCCAGCGGAAACTATGGATCAGTGTTTTGTTTCAGATATGTCTGACGAAGCTGTTTGCTCGCTATCGAGCGCTGCATTGTAA